The Paenibacillus sophorae genome has a segment encoding these proteins:
- a CDS encoding bifunctional homocysteine S-methyltransferase/methylenetetrahydrofolate reductase, which translates to MKLDLRSAWAAKVLVGDGAMGTFLYQKGFPVGISYEELNLTSPEVIEEVHRSYIEAGAELLESNTYSANYDKLSKFGLESKVKEINRAGIRIARKAAGSTGYVVGAVGSIRAGKRASLSASELKKYFGQQIGAMLEEDVDGILLETFYDLEELHLALRTARKLSNLPVICQFAVDETAMTMDGLTLPEAFRVLEEDGADVIGFNCRTGPIGIKRALGTLQGKLTLPVSVYPNAGLADYVDGHYKYGASPEYFGEMASAFADMGCRIIGGCCGTTPQHIAEISAALTGYEPLPLPEAVQREKTSVRIQESLADDSFADGGEPTLIDLVKERHTVIVELDPPRDLDISKFMKGAEALRRAGADALTLADNSLAVSRMCNMALGSLVQQKTGLRPLVHIACRDRNLIGTQSHLMGLDALRIDHVLAVTGDPARFGDLPGSSSVYDLTSFEIIRMIKQLNDGIAFSGKALKQKAKFVIGAAFNPNVKHLGKAVERLEKKIAFGADYIMTQPVYDKELIHTIADSTAHLNIPIFIGIMPLASGRNAEYLHNEVPGIQLSEEVRSRMKGLEGEAGRAEGVAIAKELLDAATERFNGIYLMTPFMFYEMSVQLMEHVWAKSGRQLSPLFR; encoded by the coding sequence GTGAAGCTGGATTTGCGGTCTGCCTGGGCCGCCAAAGTGCTGGTCGGCGACGGGGCAATGGGAACCTTTTTGTATCAGAAAGGATTTCCCGTCGGCATATCATATGAAGAATTGAATCTGACCTCGCCTGAGGTTATAGAAGAAGTGCATCGAAGCTATATTGAGGCGGGTGCGGAACTGCTGGAGAGCAATACGTATTCGGCCAACTACGATAAACTGTCAAAGTTCGGTCTGGAGTCCAAGGTGAAGGAGATTAACCGGGCCGGGATTAGAATCGCCAGAAAAGCTGCCGGCAGCACTGGGTATGTCGTGGGTGCCGTTGGGTCGATCCGTGCTGGCAAGCGAGCCAGTCTGTCCGCTTCCGAATTGAAGAAATACTTCGGCCAGCAGATCGGCGCGATGCTCGAAGAAGATGTGGACGGCATTCTGCTGGAAACGTTCTACGACTTGGAGGAACTCCATCTTGCGCTTAGAACCGCGCGCAAGCTAAGCAATCTCCCCGTCATCTGCCAGTTCGCTGTTGATGAAACCGCAATGACGATGGACGGGCTGACGCTTCCGGAGGCATTCCGTGTTCTGGAAGAGGACGGCGCGGATGTTATCGGCTTTAACTGCCGCACCGGTCCGATAGGCATCAAAAGAGCGCTGGGCACCCTCCAGGGCAAGTTGACGCTGCCGGTGTCGGTATATCCGAACGCGGGATTGGCCGACTATGTGGACGGCCACTACAAATACGGCGCATCGCCTGAATATTTCGGCGAGATGGCGAGTGCATTCGCCGACATGGGCTGCCGGATCATAGGCGGCTGCTGCGGAACGACGCCGCAGCATATCGCCGAAATTTCGGCGGCGCTTACAGGCTATGAACCGCTCCCTCTGCCGGAGGCGGTCCAGCGGGAGAAGACAAGCGTCCGAATACAGGAGAGCCTTGCGGATGATTCCTTCGCGGACGGAGGAGAACCAACCCTTATCGATCTCGTGAAGGAACGGCATACGGTGATCGTGGAACTGGACCCGCCGCGGGATCTCGATATATCGAAATTCATGAAGGGAGCGGAAGCGCTTCGCAGGGCAGGCGCAGATGCGCTGACCCTCGCGGACAATTCGCTGGCTGTCAGCCGCATGTGCAATATGGCGCTCGGTTCGCTGGTTCAGCAAAAGACGGGTTTGCGTCCGTTGGTGCACATTGCCTGCCGGGACCGCAATCTGATCGGCACCCAATCGCATTTGATGGGCCTCGATGCGCTTCGCATCGACCATGTGCTTGCCGTTACGGGCGATCCGGCGCGGTTTGGAGATCTTCCGGGTTCCAGTTCGGTATACGATTTGACGTCATTCGAGATCATCCGGATGATCAAGCAGCTCAATGACGGTATCGCTTTCTCGGGCAAGGCGCTCAAGCAGAAAGCCAAGTTCGTCATCGGGGCGGCGTTTAACCCTAACGTGAAGCATTTGGGGAAGGCGGTCGAGCGTCTGGAGAAGAAGATCGCATTCGGAGCCGACTATATCATGACCCAGCCGGTATACGACAAGGAATTGATTCATACCATCGCTGATAGCACGGCTCACCTGAACATCCCTATATTCATCGGCATCATGCCGCTGGCCAGCGGACGTAACGCCGAGTATCTTCATAACGAGGTGCCCGGCATTCAACTGTCCGAAGAGGTGCGCAGCCGGATGAAAGGGCTGGAGGGTGAAGCGGGACGGGCCGAAGGGGTAGCGATCGCCAAGGAACTGCTTGACGCGGCAACGGAACGCTTTAACGGGATCTATTTGATGACTCCATTCATGTTCTATGAGATGAGCGTTCAGCTCATGGAGCATGTATGGGCGAAGTCGGGTCGCCAATTATCCCCCTTGTTTCGCTAG
- a CDS encoding YicC/YloC family endoribonuclease: MSFSMTGYGQSSRHYGGSKIVFEVKSVNHRYCEIVLRMPREWNGFEDALRRKVQQYVRRGRVDVVINREHEENAGGQVLNRLAVKSYLAAAEALKKEFGVNGELDLKGLLTLPGVMENGEDSLTALPENGDSFQELLVNGLEESVKALVEMRVREGRFLAADIAERLSRLEELHGAMSGMAPAAVIEFRDKLRQRLEILQDGTLPFDEHKFGMEVAIFADRSNIDEELTRLRSHFEQCRILLDSGEPIGRKLDFLIQEMNRETNTIGSKCNHVGISSCVVEMKAELEKIREQAANME; this comes from the coding sequence ATGTCATTTAGCATGACCGGATACGGTCAATCGTCGAGGCATTATGGCGGCAGCAAGATCGTTTTCGAAGTCAAATCGGTGAATCACCGTTACTGCGAAATCGTGCTGCGGATGCCTCGGGAGTGGAACGGGTTTGAGGATGCGCTGCGAAGAAAAGTCCAGCAATACGTCAGACGCGGCCGGGTGGATGTCGTTATCAATAGGGAGCACGAGGAGAACGCGGGCGGGCAGGTTCTGAACCGTTTAGCCGTGAAATCCTACCTGGCGGCGGCGGAAGCGCTGAAGAAGGAATTTGGCGTGAACGGAGAGCTGGATCTGAAGGGCTTGCTGACTCTGCCCGGAGTTATGGAGAACGGCGAGGACTCCTTGACCGCTCTTCCGGAGAATGGCGATTCCTTTCAAGAGCTGCTTGTAAACGGATTGGAAGAAAGCGTCAAGGCTCTGGTAGAAATGCGTGTCCGGGAAGGGCGCTTCTTGGCTGCCGACATTGCGGAACGGCTGAGCAGGCTTGAGGAATTGCATGGCGCAATGAGCGGAATGGCTCCTGCCGCCGTGATTGAATTCAGGGACAAGCTTCGGCAGCGGCTCGAAATTCTTCAAGACGGCACGCTCCCTTTTGACGAACATAAATTCGGAATGGAAGTAGCTATTTTCGCAGACCGCTCCAATATCGATGAAGAGCTGACACGTCTGCGCAGCCATTTTGAGCAGTGCAGGATTTTGCTGGACAGCGGGGAGCCGATTGGCCGGAAACTGGATTTTCTCATACAGGAGATGAACCGGGAAACGAATACGATCGGATCCAAATGCAATCATGTGGGGATTAGCAGCTGCGTTGTTGAGATGAAGGCGGAGCTGGAGAAGATCCGCGAGCAGGCTGCCAATATGGAGTAG
- the remA gene encoding extracellular matrix/biofilm regulator RemA: MAIKLINIGFGNIVSANRIISIVSPESAPIKRIIQEARDRHMLIDATYGRRTRAVIITDSDHVILSAVQPETVAHRLSSKDDDNDE; this comes from the coding sequence ATGGCAATCAAACTCATCAACATCGGCTTTGGAAATATAGTATCGGCCAATCGGATTATTTCCATAGTCAGCCCGGAGTCGGCTCCGATTAAGCGGATTATCCAGGAAGCGAGAGACCGGCATATGCTGATCGACGCTACTTACGGAAGACGCACCCGTGCCGTCATCATTACGGACAGCGACCATGTCATACTGTCGGCCGTTCAGCCGGAGACCGTGGCGCACAGGCTGTCCAGTAAAGATGACGATAATGACGAATAA
- the gmk gene encoding guanylate kinase, with protein sequence MSKGLLIVLSGPSGVGKGTVCTALRPRIPELIYSVSATTRKPREGEQDAVNYFFKSREQFLQMIDNDELLEYAEYVGNFYGTPRDFVERTLESGKDIILEIEVQGALKVKEKFPEGIFVFLLPPSMDELKDRIRGRGTEHDDIINHRMTVAEDEISLMRHYDYAVVNDEIDLACKRIESIIIAEHCKIR encoded by the coding sequence ATGTCAAAAGGATTGCTGATCGTATTGTCCGGCCCGTCCGGAGTCGGTAAAGGAACGGTATGCACCGCATTGCGCCCGAGAATACCGGAGCTCATCTATTCTGTATCGGCGACCACGCGGAAGCCCCGCGAGGGAGAGCAGGACGCAGTCAATTATTTTTTCAAATCCCGGGAGCAGTTTCTTCAGATGATTGACAACGATGAGCTGCTGGAATACGCGGAATACGTGGGCAACTTTTATGGTACGCCGCGTGATTTCGTAGAACGGACGCTGGAAAGCGGAAAAGATATTATCCTTGAAATCGAAGTGCAGGGTGCGCTTAAAGTCAAAGAGAAGTTTCCCGAAGGAATCTTTGTATTTCTTCTTCCCCCTTCGATGGATGAGCTGAAAGACCGTATTCGCGGACGCGGCACGGAGCATGACGACATTATCAATCACCGTATGACGGTCGCGGAAGACGAAATCAGCCTGATGCGTCACTATGATTACGCAGTGGTTAACGATGAAATCGATCTTGCCTGCAAACGAATAGAAAGCATTATTATTGCCGAACATTGTAAAATAAGATAG
- the rpoZ gene encoding DNA-directed RNA polymerase subunit omega: MLYPSIDEMMNKVDSKYSLVVAAARRARQLREGSRSELKSPKSHKQVGIALEEVYKDYITVTRVDDKIND, encoded by the coding sequence GTGTTATATCCGTCAATTGATGAAATGATGAACAAAGTCGACAGCAAATATTCGCTTGTTGTCGCAGCGGCCCGACGGGCAAGACAGCTTCGCGAAGGCAGCCGGTCCGAACTGAAATCTCCGAAATCCCATAAGCAGGTCGGGATTGCGCTTGAAGAAGTATACAAGGACTACATCACCGTAACCCGGGTAGATGACAAAATCAACGATTAA
- the coaBC gene encoding bifunctional phosphopantothenoylcysteine decarboxylase/phosphopantothenate--cysteine ligase CoaBC → MLKGKTILLGITGGIAAYKAAALCSKLVQKGAKVHVIMTASAKQFITELTLQSLSKQRVYSDTFQERDPSSISHIDLADSADLVLVAPATANIIAKMAHGIADDMLSTVLLAATGPVMVAPAMNVHMYQHPAVQNNLDILAKRGIQFIEPGEGLLACGYVGKGRMEEPETIVSCVETYFEQKAGSRKLAGKKVVITAGGTVERIDPVRYISNDSSGKMGFALARAAKEMGAEVTLVAARTDERPPLDVNVVRVQSADEMYDAVSAVWEDCDILIKAAAVSDYRPKERADTKIKKSGDTMTLELVKTVDILETLGERKQHQLLIGFAAETGNAEMYAKDKLVRKNLDLIVANDVGMPGAGFSVDTNIVSIYDKRGLVEELPLLSKDEVARRLLAIAATRLPEAGL, encoded by the coding sequence ATGTTGAAAGGCAAAACGATATTGCTTGGCATCACCGGCGGAATCGCGGCGTATAAAGCGGCCGCCCTGTGCAGCAAGCTGGTGCAAAAGGGTGCCAAGGTGCATGTTATTATGACGGCTTCGGCCAAACAGTTCATTACTGAACTGACATTGCAGTCATTGTCGAAACAGAGGGTGTACAGCGATACCTTCCAGGAGCGCGATCCTTCCTCTATCTCACATATCGATTTGGCTGATTCGGCCGATCTTGTGCTGGTGGCGCCAGCCACTGCAAATATTATCGCCAAAATGGCCCATGGCATCGCTGATGACATGCTCTCTACCGTGCTGTTGGCAGCGACAGGACCTGTAATGGTCGCTCCGGCGATGAATGTGCATATGTATCAGCATCCTGCCGTACAGAATAATCTGGATATTCTTGCCAAGCGCGGAATCCAGTTCATCGAACCTGGTGAGGGGCTGCTGGCATGCGGCTATGTCGGTAAGGGACGAATGGAGGAGCCGGAGACCATCGTCAGCTGTGTAGAGACGTATTTTGAGCAGAAGGCTGGGAGTCGTAAACTGGCCGGCAAAAAAGTCGTCATAACAGCCGGCGGCACGGTGGAACGGATCGATCCTGTCCGCTATATTTCCAATGATTCTTCCGGCAAAATGGGCTTTGCGCTGGCGCGTGCGGCCAAGGAAATGGGCGCTGAGGTAACGCTGGTAGCCGCCCGAACGGATGAACGGCCGCCGCTGGATGTGAACGTTGTGCGCGTTCAATCCGCCGATGAGATGTATGACGCCGTGTCGGCCGTCTGGGAGGACTGTGATATTCTGATCAAGGCTGCCGCCGTATCGGATTACCGCCCGAAGGAAAGAGCGGATACCAAGATCAAGAAGTCCGGCGACACAATGACCCTGGAGCTGGTAAAGACCGTCGATATTCTGGAAACTTTGGGAGAGCGCAAGCAGCATCAGCTTCTAATCGGGTTTGCAGCGGAGACCGGCAATGCTGAAATGTACGCCAAAGACAAGCTGGTTCGCAAAAATCTTGATCTGATCGTCGCCAATGATGTAGGTATGCCGGGAGCCGGTTTCAGTGTTGATACGAATATTGTCTCGATATATGACAAAAGAGGTCTTGTGGAGGAACTGCCGCTGCTCTCTAAGGATGAGGTAGCCCGCCGGCTGCTCGCCATTGCGGCGACCCGGCTGCCGGAAGCAGGTCTGTAA